One Mycobacterium sp. 050128 genomic window carries:
- a CDS encoding acyl-CoA dehydrogenase family protein translates to MIEWSETDLMMRDAVRQFVDKEIRPHIDELETGALSPYPIARKFFSQFGLDAMAAESVKKMLDRERAKANGEPKGEKRDGADDSGGLGGQQSMVAVLVSEIARVSIGLLSTASVSLGLGAATIMSRGTLAQKERWLPELMTLEKIAAWAITEPDSGSDAFGGMKTYVKRDGADYILNGQKTFITNGPYADVLVVYAKLDEGDAAPDKKVDKRNRPVLVFVLDAGMEGLTQGKPFKKMGMMSSPTGELFFDNVRLSPDRLLGESEQHASGDGRESARDNFAAERIGIAMMALGIIDECHRLCVDYAKTRTLWGKNIGQFQLIQLKLAKMEIARMNVQNMVFMTIERQQAGKPLTLAEASAVKLYSSETATEVAMEAVQLFGGNGYMAEYRVEQLARDAKSLMIYAGSNEVQVTHIAKGLLTG, encoded by the coding sequence GTTCGTCAGTTCGTGGACAAGGAGATCCGCCCGCATATCGACGAACTGGAAACCGGTGCGCTGTCGCCGTATCCGATCGCGCGGAAGTTCTTCAGCCAGTTCGGCCTCGACGCGATGGCCGCAGAGTCGGTCAAGAAGATGCTGGACCGTGAGCGCGCCAAGGCCAACGGTGAACCCAAGGGTGAAAAGCGGGACGGTGCGGACGATTCCGGTGGCCTGGGCGGACAGCAGTCGATGGTTGCGGTGCTGGTCTCCGAAATCGCGCGGGTCAGCATCGGATTGCTGAGCACCGCATCGGTCAGCCTCGGTCTGGGCGCGGCGACGATCATGAGCCGCGGCACGCTGGCCCAGAAAGAGCGCTGGCTGCCCGAGCTGATGACGCTGGAAAAGATTGCGGCGTGGGCGATTACCGAGCCGGATTCCGGCTCGGATGCGTTCGGTGGCATGAAGACCTACGTCAAGCGCGACGGCGCGGACTACATCCTCAACGGGCAGAAGACATTCATCACCAACGGGCCGTACGCCGACGTGCTGGTCGTGTACGCCAAGCTCGACGAGGGCGACGCGGCCCCGGACAAGAAGGTGGACAAGCGCAACCGCCCGGTGCTGGTGTTCGTGCTCGACGCCGGGATGGAAGGCCTGACGCAGGGCAAGCCGTTCAAGAAGATGGGCATGATGTCCTCGCCGACCGGGGAGCTGTTCTTCGACAACGTGCGGCTGAGCCCGGACCGGCTGCTCGGCGAGAGCGAACAGCACGCCAGCGGCGACGGCCGCGAAAGCGCGCGCGACAATTTCGCCGCCGAGCGGATCGGGATCGCGATGATGGCGCTGGGCATCATCGACGAATGTCACCGGCTCTGTGTGGATTACGCGAAGACCCGCACGCTGTGGGGCAAGAACATAGGGCAGTTCCAGCTGATCCAGCTCAAGCTGGCGAAGATGGAAATCGCCCGGATGAACGTGCAGAACATGGTATTCATGACGATCGAGCGGCAACAGGCCGGTAAACCGCTGACGCTGGCCGAGGCGTCGGCCGTCAAGCTGTACTCCTCGGAGACGGCCACCGAGGTGGCGATGGAGGCCGTGCAGTTGTTCGGTGGCAACGGCTATATGGCCGAGTACCGCGTCGAGCAGCTGGCCCGCGACGCCAAGTCGCTGATGATTTACGCCGGCAGCAACGAGGTTCAGGTCACTCACATCGCCAAGGGTCTGCTGACCGGTTAA
- the mntR gene encoding manganese-binding transcriptional regulator MntR: MRADEEAGGLTAVGQDYLKVIWNAQEWSVEKVSTKMLADRIGVSASTASESIRKLAEQGLVDHAKYGAVTLTEAGRRAALEVVRRHRLLETFLVSELGYGWDEVHDEAEVLEHAVSDRLVDRIDAKLGFPRRDPHGDPIPASDGQVPTRPVRQLWACGEDETITVARISDKDPEMLRYFDSVGINLDSQVRVVTRREFAGMISVAIEAADGAETTVDLGSPAARAIWVVP; this comes from the coding sequence GTGAGGGCTGACGAAGAGGCCGGCGGTCTCACCGCGGTTGGCCAGGACTATCTCAAGGTCATTTGGAATGCCCAGGAGTGGTCGGTGGAAAAGGTCAGCACCAAGATGCTGGCCGACCGAATCGGCGTGTCGGCCAGCACGGCGTCGGAATCGATCCGCAAGCTCGCCGAGCAGGGCCTGGTCGACCACGCGAAGTACGGCGCCGTGACCCTGACCGAAGCGGGCCGGCGCGCGGCGCTCGAAGTGGTGCGCCGGCACCGGCTGCTGGAGACCTTCCTGGTCAGCGAGCTCGGCTACGGCTGGGACGAGGTGCACGACGAGGCCGAGGTGCTCGAGCACGCGGTATCGGACCGGCTGGTGGACCGCATCGACGCCAAACTGGGCTTCCCGCGCCGCGACCCGCACGGCGACCCCATCCCGGCTTCCGACGGCCAGGTGCCCACCCGGCCGGTGCGCCAGCTGTGGGCGTGCGGCGAGGACGAAACCATCACGGTGGCCCGCATCTCCGACAAGGACCCGGAGATGCTGCGGTATTTCGACAGCGTCGGGATCAACCTCGACTCGCAGGTGCGGGTGGTGACCCGCCGCGAATTCGCCGGGATGATCTCGGTCGCGATCGAAGCCGCCGACGGCGCCGAGACCACCGTCGATCTGGGCAGTCCCGCCGCCCGGGCGATCTGGGTCGTGCCTTAA
- a CDS encoding bifunctional riboflavin kinase/FAD synthetase produces the protein MQRWRGQDEIPTDWGRCVLTIGVFDGVHRGHAELIAHAVKAGRARNVPAVLMTFDPHPMEVVYPGSHPAQLTTLTRRAELVEELGVDVFLVMPFTTDFMKLTPERYVHELLVEKLHVVEVVVGENFTFGKKALGSVDTLRKAGDRFGFAVESMSLLSEHHSNETVTFSSTYIRSCVDAGDMVAATEALGRPHRVEGVVVRGHGRGAELGFPTANVAPPMYSAIPADGVYAAWFTVLGHGPVTGTVVPGERYQAAVSVGTNPTFSGRTRTVEAFVLDTTADLYGQHVALDFVARIRGQHKFDSVKELVAEIGVDTNRTRTLLGD, from the coding sequence GTGCAGCGGTGGCGCGGCCAAGACGAGATCCCCACTGACTGGGGCCGATGCGTGCTCACGATCGGGGTGTTCGACGGTGTGCACCGCGGTCATGCGGAATTGATTGCGCACGCGGTGAAAGCCGGGCGGGCACGCAACGTGCCGGCCGTGCTGATGACGTTCGATCCGCATCCAATGGAAGTGGTCTATCCGGGCAGTCACCCGGCGCAGCTGACCACGCTGACCCGGCGCGCCGAGCTCGTCGAGGAGTTGGGTGTCGACGTCTTCCTCGTTATGCCGTTCACCACGGACTTCATGAAGCTCACTCCGGAGCGCTACGTCCACGAGCTGCTGGTGGAGAAGCTGCATGTGGTCGAGGTCGTGGTGGGGGAGAACTTCACCTTCGGCAAGAAGGCGCTCGGCTCGGTCGACACCTTGCGCAAGGCCGGTGACCGGTTCGGATTCGCGGTGGAATCGATGTCGCTGCTGTCCGAGCATCACAGCAACGAGACCGTGACGTTCTCGTCGACCTACATCCGCTCCTGCGTCGACGCCGGCGACATGGTGGCGGCCACCGAGGCGCTGGGCCGCCCGCACCGCGTCGAAGGCGTCGTCGTGCGGGGTCACGGGCGGGGCGCCGAGTTGGGCTTTCCGACCGCGAACGTCGCCCCGCCGATGTACTCGGCGATCCCGGCCGACGGCGTGTACGCCGCCTGGTTCACCGTGCTGGGGCACGGACCGGTGACCGGCACCGTCGTCCCGGGGGAGCGCTATCAGGCCGCGGTCTCCGTCGGCACCAACCCGACCTTCTCCGGGCGCACCCGCACCGTCGAGGCGTTCGTCCTCGATACGACCGCTGACCTGTACGGACAACATGTCGCCCTGGACTTCGTCGCCCGCATTCGCGGACAGCACAAGTTCGATTCGGTGAAGGAACTGGTGGCCGAGATCGGCGTCGACACCAACCGAACGCGCACGCTGCTCGGCGACTGA